One window from the genome of Cryptomeria japonica chromosome 6, Sugi_1.0, whole genome shotgun sequence encodes:
- the LOC131856039 gene encoding uncharacterized protein LOC131856039 → MRSAIAESQGASIDIEEEQEALEDIAGSLCGPRIRKPTTTLPITFASSSRVPGVGSGIGASQSGSIGDYFVPRNTPGAQPSLEATGWNREAHEKTDIAAAGFWYFNNIPFNVAGNPYWLNLVTTMTVAGKGYKAPSHKWELLTNAIARAKEVVENQKNEWTKYGCTILSDGWTNGKNRTIINFLVACKDNVVFLKSVDASSKVKNAETLAGMLEHIVMEVGVENVVQIITDNAATYVAVETWTS, encoded by the exons atgagatcagccatagctgaatctcaaggtgcttctattgacattgaagaagaacaagaagcacTTGAGGACATAGCGGGCTCTCTGTgtggcccacgtatccgcaaacccaCCACCACCTTGCCCATTACTtttgcttcctctagtagagtgcCTGGGGTTGGCAGTGGCATTGGTGCATCACAATCAGGGtccataggtgattattttgtgcccaggaacacacctggagcacaaccatcattagaggccactggatGGAATAGGGAGGCACATGAGAAAACCGACATTGCAGCAGCTggtttttggtacttcaacaacattccaTTCAATGTGGCAGGCAATccttattggctgaatttggtgaccACAATGACAGTTgcaggaaaggggtacaaggccccttctcacAAGTGGGA gttgctcacaaatgcaatTGCTAGGGCAAAAGAAGTGGTGGAGAACCAAAAAAATGAATGGACGaaatatggctgcaccattctttctgatgggtggacaaatggcaagaaccgcaccatcattaattttttggttgcttgcaaggacaatgtagtgttcttgaaatcaGTTGATGCCTCTAGTAAGGTGAAAAATGCAGAgacattggctggaatgttggagcacattgtcatggaggtgggagtagagaatgtggtgcaaatcatcacagataatgcagcaaCATATGTtgctgttgagacatggaccagctag